TTGGAAGATTATAACGCCGATGTCCTTCCTgacgaaaaacaaaaaaacaaacaaaagcaaaagaaaacaataagtaATCACCTTTTTTTGTCAATATTGGCCTCAGTGACAGCTATCAGCAGATTTACCAGTGGCAGTGACCAACATTGTACCACATTAATTTTGcacaaacaaaatgtttaaaaattgtGTGACCAAGACCAGAAAAGACTATACAATAtagttattttgaaaaaaaattctTGTTTTCATAGCATAAAAGTGGTAAATAtggtgttaaataaataaaatagctaTTTCACAGCAGGTTCTAACCTTGCACATCATCCacaaatgtttttcttctgaATAATGCTGACAACACCTCAGGGGCACCAAAGGCATGAACCCAAACACAGATTAAATGTATATACCCAACAAttatttcatacatttattGAGGGGTTTTTCTTCTTCCATATTGACTTGAAAATGTTTACAGAAACTGTACCAAGCAGATGCATAGCAATGGAATCAAAGGCAATGTCCATTGAATGCAAAACACAATACCATAAAAATGATGCAAATATTAATGCGATACATGTAAGGATTGTTTTTTTGATACAAACTACAGattacaaaaacataaatgagATCTTTTCATATGCGCTGAAGCAGCGCTGAAAATACAGAATGAGTATGTCGACATTTCAGCACGCCTGTACAGCGCGAGTAAATAACACGTGCACATTcacgcaacacacacacatcactcactccaCCGTCAGGGGATGAGAcgacaagaaacaaaaaagtaatatCCAGCGTgcttcagtgtgttttttttcttcagtttttgatttgtGTTTGAACAGCAGAATCTGGGGTTTGCATTTAGCTGTCTGTCTGCAAGACATGAAATATTACAGAGTCCATACTGAGGTCAAATGATAGTGGTACAGTGACTCCAGTCAGCCACTGTAacagatgcctctgtaagttcAGCTCCAGTGATTGTAAGACCCCAGAATGAGATTTGTTACTGGTGTAATTGTGCAAGCAGACAAGTTCCACGTCAGCCCACTTTTAAGTCAGCTGGGACTGATTCTTTTGTGTTAGCGTTCCCATAAAGATAGTCCAAAGAGGAGGATTGTCAGCTATTTTCTCCTCGTGAGTCAGGTTGGGGGGAGCGAGGGTTACAATAGTGTGCGATGGATTGTTTACAAAACGACTGTGACTATTCATAAGTGCAACAGAGATTAACATATCAAAATAACAACAGGATAAAAAAATTGAAgcaataaaaacactgaaagcatCTAAAAGCTACATCCTATTGCACAATTAAAAGGTATGATACAAAAAGAGGATACAAAGTCATGAGACAACAATTGGTATTGCATACaaggaaaatgtttaaaaagttgCTTTGTCTTTTAAGACCATTAATTTGTTTACAGAGCCCACTCTCACTTTACTCGATAGAGCAAAGGGGGAGTAACCGAGCGCTCGAGTGTTGATTGTTTTTTCATCGCCTGTTTAAGTTTAGAGACCAATCTTCGTCTTGGTCGCAACAGACACGTTTAGGAAACACTGATTTCAAATTCATTCAAAGtgcacaaataaaaataaaaaaagaattaatgTACCACTATGAAACTTCAAACcaagatttaaaaaacacaaaacaaacaatgcaGAAACAGAAGCCAATGAAAATGCTGCATAGCTGGATTCCATTTAAAGCAATGCCATCAGAAGGACACACAGGAGCGGGACAGACCTAATTACTGTACATGATCAGACTCTATTGTTGGTTTGTGACATATTCCATAGCTTCCTCGTGCTGATTCAGAGCAGAGAGCtccacacaaaataaaataataagtgCTCTCTAGATAGTGTTGCCGGGCCTGTTAGAGGGTCCAAGTTTACACATGCGTGTCACTGGGTTCGCTGGCCAAGCTGCCCCCCCGCAGGTAGATGGCTGAACTGGACTTGGGCCGGTTCTGACTGTGACTTTGACCTCGGGTAGAGCCATTGTTGTTAACTTCTGGCCCCCGGGTATCTGTAGAGATGACCCATGTGGTGGGTCGCCACTTTTTCAGAGAATAAGGGGTTTTGACGCGCTTCTTGATCTTATCTCCGGTCCCCAACGCTCCATCTGGCTGGACTAAACCATCTCCTGGAAAACAGGGTGGAACAATGATTAATGAGCAATGTAGCAACACCTTTGTGCATGAAAATCATTAAAGAGACCATGAAAAACTACACATTTTGATAAGGACCTTCTTTTCTATTAACCACTGATTATTAACTGAATTGCTGGATTAGACATTTAATTTCTAAAATATTCTAAatgaaacaaagaataaaatatGTTTCTTATTTTGACCAACAATTCAGTTTAAACTATTGATTTCtacatttcacaagcctcttttttccaacattattattattattattattattattttttaaatagataAAAAACTACTGATAATAAATCCAATAACTGGagcacaaaaaagaagaagaagaaaaaagaagaatgaCCAAAATCaaagcagcagaagcagcaatTTTGACTGTGTAACCTACAAAAAGCTTTGGACCCTACATTTCCCATAATGCAACAACACTCTCTGTGCCTAGTAAACATTATGTCTTTCAAACTTCATGCTTCCATTATATATTGCAGACATCTGTTATGAGCAAATTGACTTTCATGTGCATAGTTAATAACGGATGGATTACAATTAGTTATAATACAATTTAGCAACAGAGGGCTGTTTGAAGTACTTTATTAAATGAAATATGCCAAACATTTGTAGGTTCCAGTTTGTCAAATGTGATTATTAGATTTAGTCTAGTGATACTCTGGGGCTTCTTGCCAATTCGTTTTATCTGCAGTCAAATTAACACTGAATGTATCTACAATATGTGTGGTTCAAAGCCCGAAATATATATagacactagggctgccacgatttgtcgactagtcacgattacgtcgactatcaaaatcgtcgacgactgatttaatagtcgacgtgtcgtttgaagctttgtaagatcgcaaaagacgcaggaataatagcaggatttaagagtgtaataacggactgaaacagaagatggcagcacagcatgtacaaggatgccagctgccgttaaaccccgaagaagaagaagcagctgtgtcccagaattcatagcgcggcccagcttagtttccaacaatggcggtagctagttagttttaatattactcttattattctttctgggtcacaaaataaacgtttaacatattttcaggcgagaatgtagctgtgtaaacctcaaatatcggctcagtttatcaggacaccacatattttcaaaagcgctccgacgttttcggagacgtctgttacccactagctcgatagctagccgggggctaggtcactagcgccgtgagaacaccggactcccggcaaattgttttcaaacccaccgctgtctttcgcgactcaggttaaatatatatgagtcacttagataaattaaaaatgttattgtttggcttttttttagtattttatttgttcctgagtaaatcggtttggctgagattaaagttatagtttttacacagctgaataaacgtcaagcagacagctgattatcagaagtgtgagatgctggagaatatactccggtgtcctgttatattttagatagcaaggagtttattaaactttaccgaaacaatctgcaaatttcattaaaattgaataaactatcatcttgtctttatttttagttagcaccttaaaagcttaaagctgtaagctaatgatagttatataagagcagatgctgctggtgcaataagctgtagttttatgtccagtggatgatgatctgattagtcgactaatcgcataaataatcggtgactagtcgactatcaaaataatcgtttgtggcagccctaatagacacacacacacacacacacacacacacacacacacacacacctttgtgCTTCCAAAAATAGTCAGTTTAGCAACAAATTGGATTAGCTGCCACTGAAAACAGCCCCTCATGGAGATGTACCATTTCTCCATGTTCagtaatatttaatataaaCAACAGAGACCTGCTCTGTTTGGAAATTACTGAACCCTCTGAGAAATTTAAGAGTTGTTTTTAGACAATTAAACTGCAGTATGATCCAATGGGCCAATACAACTACAGAATACTTGCAAATGATTTTCACCTAGTGAGGCCAGGTCCTGTGTTGTGAAGGACAGATCCAGAGAGTTAGGTCTCTCTGGCCTACGGGCTCTGGGCTGCCTGAGCAGGGCCTCTCCTCTCATGGTAACTGGAGCTTCCCCCTGGGGGTCTGTTGCAACAGTGCCCGACAGTGAGCTTTCTCCTGGGGGCACCGTAGTTTCCCTGCTTGTCCCCTCACTGCTTCCCTCTGGCTCGCCTTCATCACTTTCTCCGCCGCTGTCGCCATCCCCCTGGCCATGCCccgtgttgctgttgttgttgttggtgttggGTCGGGCCGAGCGGAGAGCGGTCACATTCGTGGACGCGTCTCTTTGATCAGGCTGCTCTCGTTCTTGGCTCAAAAGAGGCTCGTGTTCATCGGGGCTCGCTGTGATGACGCCGAGGGACAGCCGGCTGTCATCTGACCTCAGAGCTCCAGATCCATTGTGAGTTATGTTGGAGCCTCCAAAACCTGTCGCTCCACCTGTTACTATGGATGAGATCCCAGCACTGATGTGACCATTGACGGTGCCGTTAATGGCTGCATTGGCATGTGTATCCCGTCGAACAGGTAAGTTGTTTGTGCCTGTGCCTCGGTGAACCTCTCCAGCCGAATTTGTGCCCGTAACTGTACTAATGTTCATCTTTGTTCCCTCCACCTGGCGCAGGTTGGACTTTCCTGAGCGCCCAAACTTAAACCTtagtgaagaggaggaggattcCTTCTTGACAGGCTTGTTGCGCAGGGGCAGACTGGATGGTCTCTTGGGCAAGTTTTGCTGCTTGGGCAAGGGAAAGATGGTAGGGGGCATTGTGGCAGCAGTGTCTGATGTACCGGAGACCTCACTCGCCATCTTTATAAGTGGATAAAGCAGGCTGGAACTGCCAGGACTAAGTGGGTCTGGTGAGCAGAACTGCTTCTGGGAGTGCTCCATTAAGTTCTCATCCGAGCTCTCCTTCAGGTTTTTGTCTACTTCTTTAGGGTCCAGCTTTGTGGTTTCCAGGTCTTCTTGGGTAAGATGTAGGCACACGGGCACTGTGGTGGCCCCTGCGAGTCCCTCTGACTCAGAGATGATAGTGGTAGTCGTAGTAGAGGCTGAAGGGCTACCTCTCATGCCCATGCTGGTGGTGCTGCTTTCTGGGCTGGGCAGACGGGCGTTTGCTTGCTGCTGACGCTCCTGGTTGATGGAATTCCTGTTCCTCTCTCCGGTCCCAACCCCAACTCTACCAGTCAAAGAACTAGTTGCATCCACCTGCGTGTTCTTGGCTACACCTTCATGCTCTTCAATGTACGTAGACGAATGGTCTGTGTACGGGCCAGACTTTGGCGTCATGCGATTTCTGGATCAAAGAAACAGTGTTGAAAACCTCAGCAAGGTCATTTGAAACAATGAATACAATGACAGGATGTGGCTTTGTTGAAACATACCTCTCGTTGTGCAGTGTAGTGGACATGGGGTTGAGTGTAGGGCTGACAGACTTGGAGCGGTCCCATATGAGGAGCAGCTCCGCCAGACGCTCCTCAGCGCACTGAGCTGTGAGACGAGCCTCTGCGTCCTGGTCCCAGCAGTCCTCCATTGTCTCTTTCAGAGATCGAACCGCCTGGAAAACACAGCATATTATGGCTATTAACTACATGACTAGTATCAACAATATCAACACTGCAGTGCTTGTAATAGAAACACTTTCTGCATTTTGTCATTTATCCCCTAAGCTGGAGTAACTTTAGAAAATGAACTCTCCAcctgcaacacacacagagaaattaTAAACAATTGGGGGGTTTGGTGGTTTGCTTTGGACTATGTAATCAAGTGTATGTCCAATTGAACCAAACCCAGAGCTAGATTTCTGGAAACAGTGGTCATTTCGACTGcaaattttgattttgttttattcattctTTTCACTAAAACTTCTAAGTTCTTAAAATTTTAGTGAACTAAGTATCATAAGACTAAGAGATATCATAAGACTAAATCTAAAGTTATCAGttgatttttagtgtttttaccGGTGAGATTAGCTTCACAAATTGTCCTTGATATCAATACGTCTACTCTTCTCTCCTTCTGAGCACTGgcattttgttgcattttcatGGGCTGAGGCCATCCTCCCAGcctgtttgttgggagcagatCAAATTGTGCGTGTCTGACCTTACTGAGATTACTTCTGATTGGATCGCTTCCAAACTCGTCCTGCCTTTCTACACAACTTCATCATCTTCACCATCCACATGTACGCAAG
The window above is part of the Maylandia zebra isolate NMK-2024a linkage group LG23, Mzebra_GT3a, whole genome shotgun sequence genome. Proteins encoded here:
- the LOC101485979 gene encoding bone morphogenetic protein receptor type-2, encoding MAVGRITIKSLAEFGICLAIFLTSVAAAQGEVRECAFTDQQQQWEVERVAGDEGRVSPENTTIRCAKGRHCFGLWEKTPPGEVRLVKQGCWTHLGDNQACRDDRCVVTNLPPQIQNGTYHFCCCGSDMCNVNFTEDFPLPSPTTAQPIHPPTLGYKETVIIALATVSVLAVVAAAAFFGYRMMHGNGKQGLHNLNMMEAAGSESSLDLDNLKLLELIGRGRYGAVYCGSLDERPVAVKVFTAANRQNFLNECSIYRLPLLEHDNISRFVAADERTGPEGRTEYLLVMDYYPHGSLSRYLNIQTNDWVGSCRLAHSVTRGLAYLHTELFKGDLYKPAVSHRDLNSRNILVKADGTCVIIDFGLSMKLTGNRAARHGEEENAAISEVGTIRYMAPEVLEGAVNLRDCEAALKQVDMYALGLVYWETFMRCTDLFPGESVPEYQMAFQAEAGNHPTFEDMQVLVSREKQRPKFPEAWKENSLAVRSLKETMEDCWDQDAEARLTAQCAEERLAELLLIWDRSKSVSPTLNPMSTTLHNERNRMTPKSGPYTDHSSTYIEEHEGVAKNTQVDATSSLTGRVGVGTGERNRNSINQERQQQANARLPSPESSTTSMGMRGSPSASTTTTTIISESEGLAGATTVPVCLHLTQEDLETTKLDPKEVDKNLKESSDENLMEHSQKQFCSPDPLSPGSSSLLYPLIKMASEVSGTSDTAATMPPTIFPLPKQQNLPKRPSSLPLRNKPVKKESSSSSLRFKFGRSGKSNLRQVEGTKMNISTVTGTNSAGEVHRGTGTNNLPVRRDTHANAAINGTVNGHISAGISSIVTGGATGFGGSNITHNGSGALRSDDSRLSLGVITASPDEHEPLLSQEREQPDQRDASTNVTALRSARPNTNNNNSNTGHGQGDGDSGGESDEGEPEGSSEGTSRETTVPPGESSLSGTVATDPQGEAPVTMRGEALLRQPRARRPERPNSLDLSFTTQDLASLGDGLVQPDGALGTGDKIKKRVKTPYSLKKWRPTTWVISTDTRGPEVNNNGSTRGQSHSQNRPKSSSAIYLRGGSLASEPSDTHV